In the genome of Leptospira dzoumogneensis, one region contains:
- a CDS encoding M48 family metalloprotease produces the protein MSKTSIRKYFLVLFLLFSLQGCGWMVELVFPLDVDRFLGEQFYKAAVTGEGHGKIYKDRSLEKYLQSVVDRILKSKSIHYKDEFKYKVTIIDDDKVINAICAPGGYIFVYTGLLHFVKNEATLAGILSHEIAHAERRHSTKQLSTNLTLYFVLYFVLSYVLGPDLAQHAADIAGLSTNLLGLANSRSMEEEADEYGFDYMRSTPYYPGAIADFFKDIQKEKKVNPELKGADIPLEKYLSTHPLDEDRISSNEKRLKDAGIGAPNAKSYFRERYRSNIEKSLGTKEED, from the coding sequence ATGAGCAAAACTTCTATTCGCAAATATTTCCTGGTCCTATTTTTACTTTTTAGCCTGCAAGGCTGCGGCTGGATGGTGGAGCTTGTTTTTCCTTTGGACGTGGACCGTTTTTTAGGGGAACAGTTTTACAAGGCTGCAGTAACAGGAGAAGGTCACGGTAAAATTTACAAAGACAGATCTTTGGAAAAATATCTGCAGTCAGTTGTGGATCGTATCTTAAAATCCAAGTCCATCCATTACAAGGATGAATTTAAATATAAGGTAACCATAATAGACGACGATAAGGTGATCAATGCGATCTGCGCACCTGGCGGCTATATTTTCGTATATACTGGACTTCTTCATTTCGTAAAAAATGAGGCAACTCTTGCGGGGATACTTTCTCATGAGATCGCTCATGCGGAAAGAAGGCATTCTACCAAACAATTATCCACCAATCTTACTCTATACTTTGTTTTGTACTTTGTGCTTTCTTACGTCTTAGGCCCGGATCTGGCTCAACATGCTGCCGATATCGCAGGACTTTCCACAAATCTATTGGGACTTGCAAATTCTCGTTCCATGGAAGAAGAAGCGGACGAATACGGATTTGATTATATGAGATCCACTCCTTATTACCCGGGAGCAATCGCTGATTTTTTCAAGGATATCCAAAAGGAGAAGAAGGTAAATCCTGAGTTAAAGGGCGCGGATATTCCTTTGGAAAAATATTTGAGCACTCACCCTCTAGATGAGGACAGGATTTCTTCCAACGAAAAAAGACTGAAAGACGCGGGGATCGGTGCTCCGAATGCAAAGTCATATTTTAGAGAAAGATACCGTAGTAATATAGAAAAATCTTTGGGAACCAAAGAAGAAGATTAA
- a CDS encoding DUF2157 domain-containing protein encodes MNWKKKLKTWVDSGLISQTQAESIFKFEDSKKIPYVFYSFLALGIVVIGLGVIAMVAANWDKIHYSVKLIASFTLLSGIGITILYSQSKEIWNDTIRYLLVLLLCVLFFANIGLVSQIYHTQGKLYQALLLWSGITILLVIMYPGRVLQHLWIAVFSSSFLSWIDNHPDIGWKDRSHYFSLFFFVAFWIFAGIAIFTERRLETKESKTSILVNPFLLWAFGFFLTSSIWGSFETHDIPNLDQDPEFARRYDLPFSWYWPLLLPILLIAVSQIFRNRFSRRKIILLSISGIFLGFLNYPQISDWYGKFPAMIFFFLAWIPFTFLFFESRRWFDLSLLILGLRFVSVYLEVFGSLLATGIGLIISGAFILGFSILVFRMREKIRNAANQLFQEEELGI; translated from the coding sequence ATGAATTGGAAGAAAAAATTAAAAACTTGGGTGGATTCCGGACTCATTAGCCAGACCCAGGCAGAGTCCATTTTCAAATTCGAAGATTCTAAAAAAATTCCGTACGTATTCTATTCCTTTTTAGCGTTAGGGATCGTAGTGATCGGTCTTGGAGTCATCGCAATGGTGGCTGCAAATTGGGATAAGATCCATTATTCCGTAAAATTGATCGCGAGTTTTACTCTACTTTCCGGAATTGGGATAACGATCCTATACTCTCAAAGTAAAGAGATCTGGAACGATACAATTCGTTATCTTTTAGTTTTACTTCTTTGTGTATTATTTTTTGCGAATATCGGTCTGGTTTCCCAGATCTATCATACCCAGGGAAAATTATACCAAGCACTTTTGCTTTGGTCTGGAATTACAATCTTACTTGTGATCATGTATCCAGGTAGAGTTCTCCAACATCTTTGGATCGCTGTATTCAGTTCTTCTTTTTTGAGCTGGATAGACAATCATCCTGATATAGGTTGGAAGGATAGAAGTCATTATTTTTCTCTCTTCTTCTTTGTCGCTTTCTGGATATTTGCAGGAATTGCAATTTTCACGGAGAGAAGGCTGGAAACTAAAGAGAGTAAAACTTCTATCTTAGTGAATCCGTTTTTACTTTGGGCTTTCGGTTTCTTCTTAACTTCTTCTATTTGGGGAAGTTTCGAGACACATGATATTCCGAACTTGGACCAGGATCCTGAGTTTGCGAGAAGATACGATCTTCCTTTCTCTTGGTATTGGCCTCTGCTTCTTCCGATTTTGTTAATCGCAGTTTCTCAAATTTTCAGAAATCGTTTTTCTCGTAGAAAGATCATTCTTCTTTCCATTTCCGGAATATTTCTGGGATTTTTAAATTATCCTCAGATCTCCGATTGGTATGGAAAATTTCCAGCGATGATATTTTTCTTTTTGGCCTGGATCCCATTCACATTCTTATTTTTCGAATCCAGAAGATGGTTCGATCTGTCTTTGTTAATTTTAGGTTTACGATTCGTGTCTGTTTATCTGGAAGTATTCGGAAGTTTACTCGCTACAGGAATCGGGCTGATCATCTCCGGAGCATTTATTTTAGGATTCAGCATTTTGGTGTTTAGGATGAGAGAGAAGATCCGAAATGCCGCGAACCAGCTCTTTCAAGAAGAGGAATTAGGAATATGA
- a CDS encoding GDYXXLXY domain-containing protein has protein sequence MKKFSISVLAVFLPIIVLASLALEREFDLRNGKILILPITGYDPRDLLSGQYLRFQIDRKYSDDICQKGDYVSSAVESAVASVDGSKLSKKETCVCFDSREPSEYEIRFYSDCNELKNDTTCWNYVKGECNYGNFNYPFRKYFIPEESAKELEEKLREPGAKIQLRIDENGNGLIEKIIWPELSSQ, from the coding sequence ATGAAAAAGTTTTCTATCTCAGTTCTTGCGGTATTTTTACCAATCATCGTTTTAGCCTCCCTTGCCTTAGAAAGGGAGTTCGATCTTAGGAATGGAAAAATTCTGATACTTCCGATTACCGGATACGATCCCAGAGATCTACTCTCCGGACAATATCTTAGATTTCAGATAGATCGTAAATATTCGGATGATATTTGTCAAAAGGGAGATTACGTTTCTTCTGCAGTGGAATCTGCAGTTGCAAGTGTGGATGGAAGCAAGCTTAGCAAAAAGGAAACATGCGTTTGTTTTGATTCCAGAGAACCTTCCGAATATGAAATACGTTTTTACTCCGATTGTAACGAACTTAAAAACGATACAACTTGTTGGAATTACGTAAAGGGAGAATGTAATTACGGAAACTTTAATTATCCTTTCCGCAAATATTTTATCCCGGAAGAGAGCGCGAAAGAGCTAGAAGAAAAACTAAGAGAGCCCGGTGCCAAAATCCAGTTGAGAATAGATGAAAACGGGAATGGCCTGATCGAAAAGATCATTTGGCCGGAGTTATCTTCGCAGTAA